A genomic segment from Paenibacillus sp. FSL K6-1096 encodes:
- the argS gene encoding arginine--tRNA ligase codes for MLSELIGHSLEQAVRIISAELGQAGLPQGTVALEQPANAEHGDYSSNIAMQLARPLRKSPLAIAELIAAELQASGSVNGLVQSVRVAAPGFINLYLNWRAWAEAKDDFALPQSHGTKIIVEHTSVNPNKSMHVGHLRNACIGDALVRMLRATGHTVEVHNYVDDLGNQLADTVAGLLHVPLAGGHVRFGDYCWDIYAEINKTYAQHPETVQKRTEILHALEEGDGNTAWMGALVAGQIVREHVEEMRGFGIDYDLLVWESSILREGFWSAAFSLLSQTGVFVQETEGKLAGCWILKQSAEDTEADTLEEHQKDKVLVRSNGILTYTAKDIAYHLWKFGLLDKDFKYSEFSSGLWTTGLTGQALPFGQADRVVNVIDYRQEYPQAMVKQALQALGFGAQADSLHHVSYGVVSLSPASAAELGIDTSSGKSSYAMSGRQGIGIKVADLVRLMEDTIEATRSDKNGLSSRLIATAAIRYYLLRFNLGTEIVFDFKQAMEISGNTGVYLMYAYARASRVISKGLAAEGAGGVDMSEVTAGNAGVEAAGSWGKDTDKAASGLPPFPAQLEAAELALLRQLSLWQDTLYTASRELTPNTICNYAHSLASLFNNFYSACPILKGSEASIAFRLWLTRSFTATLGEALDVLGLPKPERM; via the coding sequence TTGTTAAGTGAGCTTATCGGGCACAGTCTGGAGCAGGCTGTCCGCATCATCTCCGCAGAGCTCGGCCAAGCCGGGCTCCCTCAGGGAACCGTGGCGCTGGAGCAGCCTGCGAATGCCGAGCACGGGGATTATTCCAGCAATATCGCCATGCAGCTGGCCCGTCCTCTGCGCAAGTCACCGCTTGCCATCGCAGAGCTGATTGCCGCAGAGCTCCAGGCGTCAGGTTCGGTGAACGGGCTGGTACAGAGTGTCCGCGTAGCTGCGCCGGGCTTCATTAACCTGTACTTGAATTGGCGGGCGTGGGCAGAGGCCAAGGATGATTTTGCGCTGCCGCAGAGTCATGGAACGAAGATCATTGTCGAGCATACCTCAGTTAACCCGAATAAAAGCATGCACGTAGGGCATCTGAGAAACGCCTGCATCGGAGATGCGCTGGTGCGAATGCTGCGGGCCACCGGCCATACCGTTGAGGTGCACAACTACGTGGATGATCTCGGCAATCAGCTGGCTGATACGGTGGCCGGTCTGCTGCATGTTCCGCTGGCGGGCGGGCATGTCCGGTTCGGCGATTACTGCTGGGATATTTACGCTGAGATCAACAAGACGTATGCACAGCATCCTGAGACGGTCCAGAAGCGGACAGAGATTCTCCACGCGCTGGAGGAAGGGGACGGCAACACCGCCTGGATGGGCGCGCTGGTCGCCGGGCAGATCGTCAGAGAGCATGTTGAGGAGATGCGCGGCTTCGGCATTGACTACGACCTGCTGGTGTGGGAGAGCAGCATTCTGAGAGAGGGCTTCTGGTCAGCGGCATTCAGCCTGCTGTCGCAGACAGGGGTGTTCGTTCAGGAGACGGAGGGCAAGCTGGCCGGCTGCTGGATTCTGAAGCAATCCGCTGAAGACACGGAAGCAGACACGCTTGAGGAGCATCAGAAGGATAAGGTGCTGGTGCGCTCGAACGGGATTTTGACCTATACGGCCAAGGATATCGCTTATCATCTGTGGAAATTCGGACTGCTGGACAAGGACTTCAAGTATAGCGAGTTCAGCAGCGGGCTGTGGACGACCGGCTTGACGGGGCAGGCGCTGCCTTTTGGACAGGCGGACCGGGTGGTGAATGTCATTGATTACCGGCAGGAGTATCCTCAGGCGATGGTGAAGCAGGCTCTCCAGGCGCTGGGGTTCGGCGCACAAGCGGACTCGCTGCATCATGTCAGCTACGGCGTCGTCTCGCTGAGTCCCGCTTCTGCGGCTGAGCTTGGCATCGATACCTCCAGCGGCAAAAGCTCCTACGCCATGTCCGGGCGCCAGGGAATCGGCATCAAGGTCGCCGACCTCGTCCGGCTTATGGAGGATACCATCGAAGCGACCCGTTCGGATAAAAACGGGCTGTCCAGCCGGCTCATCGCCACCGCTGCCATCCGTTACTACCTGCTGCGCTTCAATCTGGGCACCGAGATTGTGTTCGACTTCAAGCAGGCGATGGAAATCTCCGGCAATACCGGCGTCTACCTGATGTACGCTTATGCCCGGGCCAGCCGGGTAATTAGTAAGGGCTTGGCGGCCGAGGGTGCGGGCGGTGTGGACATGAGCGAAGTGACTGCGGGTAATGCGGGTGTGGAAGCTGCGGGCAGTTGGGGCAAGGACACGGACAAAGCAGCCAGCGGGCTGCCGCCCTTCCCGGCGCAGCTTGAAGCCGCTGAGCTTGCCCTGTTGAGACAGCTCAGCTTGTGGCAGGACACACTGTACACAGCCAGCCGGGAGCTGACGCCGAATACGATCTGCAATTATGCCCATAGTCTGGCCTCGCTGTTCAATAACTTCTACTCCGCCTGCCCGATCCTCAAAGGCAGTGAGGCCAGCATCGCCTTCCGCTTGTGGCTGACCCGCAGCTTCACCGCCACCCTGGGCGAGGCGCTGGATGTGCTGGGCCTGCCCAAGCCGGAGCGGATGTAA
- a CDS encoding class I SAM-dependent methyltransferase codes for MSIQQEVEQYWEGEAELYSEGIQKELNGFQREAWLKLILNNAPQKESLHVLDIGCGPGFFSVILSSAGHLVTAIDCTDNMLEEARLHSSREGVNVTFRKMDSHKLDFAAESFDLIVCRNVTWSLADPQAAYQEWGRVLKPGGRLLVFDANWNRHLWDEEMARKHAEDRQAYVDKGYGELPHHKDIEETDRLGLALPLTREWRPEWDVRALQELGFSAVYTEENLNGKVMDEKQQVLNRSTPMFMICAEK; via the coding sequence TTGAGTATACAACAAGAGGTAGAACAGTATTGGGAAGGCGAAGCAGAGCTGTATAGTGAAGGTATTCAAAAGGAACTGAACGGGTTCCAGCGTGAGGCCTGGCTGAAGCTTATCCTCAATAATGCTCCGCAGAAGGAAAGCCTGCATGTTCTGGATATTGGCTGCGGCCCCGGCTTCTTCTCCGTTATTCTCTCAAGCGCCGGACATTTGGTTACGGCCATTGACTGTACAGATAATATGCTGGAAGAGGCGCGTCTCCATTCCAGCCGCGAAGGAGTCAACGTAACGTTCCGCAAGATGGATTCGCATAAGCTGGATTTCGCTGCGGAGAGCTTTGATCTAATCGTGTGCCGCAATGTCACCTGGAGTCTTGCCGATCCGCAGGCGGCCTACCAGGAATGGGGAAGGGTACTCAAGCCGGGAGGACGGCTGCTGGTGTTCGATGCCAACTGGAACCGTCATCTGTGGGATGAAGAGATGGCGCGGAAGCATGCAGAGGACCGGCAGGCTTATGTCGATAAGGGCTATGGTGAGCTTCCGCATCACAAGGACATTGAAGAGACAGACCGTCTGGGCCTTGCCTTGCCGCTGACCCGGGAATGGCGTCCGGAGTGGGATGTACGGGCACTTCAAGAGTTGGGCTTCTCCGCTGTCTACACGGAAGAGAATCTTAACGGTAAGGTTATGGACGAGAAGCAGCAGGTCTTGAACCGGTCAACCCCGATGTTCATGATTTGCGCTGAGAAATAA
- a CDS encoding ABC transporter ATP-binding protein translates to MINESALLKVSRLYTSFHTGGQQVRAVEDVSLEVRPGQIVALVGESGSGKSVTAMSILGLLGPPGFIDSGDIWLRGSNLRECSPRQLRKLRGTEMAVIFQDPMNALNPVLPIGRQIMETISLHRQATAQEAKQLAMEQMRQAGLGNPAELFHKYPFQISGGMCQRVMIAIALASGASLLIADEPTTALDVTIQAQILKELDRIRRANDMGILLITHDLGVVAELADYVYVMKSGRIVESGDVFDIFSRPGHPYTKYLMDCR, encoded by the coding sequence ATGATAAACGAATCCGCACTGCTGAAGGTCAGCCGCTTATACACCAGCTTTCATACAGGTGGTCAGCAAGTCCGGGCTGTAGAGGATGTCAGTCTCGAAGTGAGACCTGGGCAGATCGTTGCTCTGGTTGGCGAGAGCGGCAGCGGGAAAAGTGTTACAGCGATGTCTATTCTGGGACTGCTCGGTCCTCCAGGCTTCATTGACAGCGGAGACATCTGGCTGCGCGGCAGCAATCTCCGGGAGTGCTCCCCCCGCCAGCTAAGAAAGCTCCGGGGAACGGAAATGGCTGTTATTTTTCAAGATCCGATGAATGCACTGAATCCGGTACTCCCTATCGGGAGGCAGATCATGGAGACGATTAGCCTGCACCGGCAAGCCACTGCACAAGAAGCCAAGCAGCTGGCCATGGAGCAGATGCGGCAGGCAGGCCTGGGCAATCCGGCAGAGCTGTTTCATAAATATCCTTTTCAAATCAGCGGCGGGATGTGCCAACGGGTCATGATTGCTATCGCACTGGCGTCCGGGGCCAGCTTGCTTATTGCAGATGAACCTACGACGGCGCTGGATGTGACCATTCAGGCACAGATTCTCAAGGAGCTGGACCGGATCAGACGGGCGAATGACATGGGTATTCTGTTAATTACGCATGATCTCGGTGTTGTCGCCGAGCTTGCAGATTATGTATATGTGATGAAATCCGGAAGGATTGTGGAATCTGGAGACGTCTTTGACATCTTTTCGAGACCCGGGCATCCCTACACTAAATACTTAATGGATTGCAGATAA
- the nikB gene encoding nickel ABC transporter permease — protein MQRLLQLIPVLLGISVITFALMHLTPGDPAEIMLRADGIKPTYEAIEAARHALGLDGPVYMQYFHWLDRVLHLDLGISYSSNRPVFTELMSRFPATALLSSCSLLAAILIALPLGVGSALYPGRWFDRLGRLCALFSVSMPGYWLGLLLIYYGSVKLRLFPVMGMDGVSSVILPAFTLGFGMAGVYIRLIRSSLLEVLGSLYIKAARAKGLKEWRVITIHALRIALLPSLTLLGVNIAGLLGGSVIVETIFSWPGIGKYVIEAIFAKDYIVIQGYVLWMAVVVVLINLAADSLQLVLDPRIRLR, from the coding sequence TTGCAACGCTTATTGCAGCTCATTCCTGTGCTGCTGGGCATCTCAGTTATAACCTTTGCGCTGATGCACTTAACCCCGGGTGATCCAGCAGAGATTATGCTCCGTGCTGACGGTATTAAGCCTACATATGAAGCCATTGAGGCGGCCAGACATGCACTTGGTCTGGACGGGCCTGTATATATGCAATATTTTCACTGGTTAGACCGGGTGCTCCATCTTGATCTGGGGATCTCCTACAGCAGCAACCGTCCGGTATTCACAGAGCTGATGAGCCGGTTCCCGGCTACTGCGCTGTTAAGCAGCTGTTCCCTTTTGGCCGCTATTCTTATAGCTTTGCCTTTGGGTGTAGGCTCTGCATTGTATCCGGGGAGATGGTTTGACCGGCTGGGCAGGTTATGTGCACTGTTTAGCGTGTCAATGCCGGGCTACTGGCTGGGGCTGCTGCTGATTTATTATGGTTCAGTGAAGCTCAGGCTGTTTCCTGTAATGGGAATGGATGGGGTCTCCAGTGTTATCCTGCCTGCATTCACACTCGGGTTTGGAATGGCCGGGGTTTACATCCGTCTGATTCGTTCCAGCCTGCTGGAGGTTCTGGGTTCGCTCTATATCAAAGCGGCGAGGGCCAAGGGGCTGAAGGAATGGAGAGTCATAACCATCCATGCCCTTCGCATTGCGCTTCTTCCGAGTCTGACCCTCCTTGGGGTGAACATAGCAGGGCTGCTCGGCGGTTCGGTTATCGTAGAAACGATCTTTTCCTGGCCGGGGATCGGGAAGTATGTGATTGAGGCGATTTTTGCCAAAGATTATATTGTCATTCAGGGCTATGTCTTATGGATGGCCGTTGTCGTTGTCCTGATTAATCTGGCAGCAGATTCGCTGCAGCTGGTGCTGGACCCGCGGATCAGGCTGCGGTGA
- a CDS encoding ATP-binding cassette domain-containing protein: MKLLEAVGLNKQYSLKRGWFTPDARSVHAVNNLSFSLESGETLGLVGESGCGKSTLARLLLGLEKPSSGRVLYRSMDYTDWSFSEMRKIRSRMQMVFQNSLASFNPLYTVEQIIGEPLRNYGERKGSARRAIAADTLELVGLKRQHIHSYPHELSGGQQQRIGIARAIALRPELIICDEPFSSLDVTLRKQMMDLLQELKRELGLSYVFITHDLSVVNRFCDSVAVMHQGEIVEKQSGEHIMQQAAHPYTRSLLSSVPVQDPRFRRKDREKEYRE, from the coding sequence GTGAAGCTGTTGGAGGCTGTAGGCCTGAACAAACAATATAGCTTGAAAAGGGGGTGGTTCACACCTGATGCCCGAAGTGTGCATGCTGTGAACAATCTGTCCTTCAGTCTGGAAAGCGGAGAGACCCTGGGATTGGTGGGTGAAAGCGGCTGCGGAAAGAGCACCTTGGCCCGGCTTTTGCTGGGACTGGAGAAACCCTCCTCCGGCAGAGTGCTGTACCGAAGTATGGATTATACAGACTGGAGCTTCAGTGAAATGCGTAAGATCCGCAGCAGGATGCAGATGGTGTTCCAGAACAGCCTGGCTTCCTTCAATCCGTTGTACACCGTAGAGCAAATCATTGGAGAGCCTCTGCGGAACTACGGGGAGAGGAAGGGCAGTGCGCGCCGGGCTATCGCAGCTGACACGCTGGAGCTTGTAGGACTTAAGCGGCAGCATATACACAGTTATCCGCATGAGCTCAGCGGCGGCCAGCAGCAAAGGATCGGAATTGCCAGAGCGATTGCACTGCGCCCGGAGCTGATTATCTGTGATGAACCGTTCTCCAGTCTCGATGTCACCCTGCGCAAGCAGATGATGGATCTGTTGCAGGAATTAAAGCGTGAATTGGGACTATCCTACGTGTTCATTACACATGACTTGTCGGTCGTAAACCGCTTCTGTGACAGTGTAGCTGTGATGCATCAAGGGGAAATTGTGGAGAAGCAATCAGGTGAGCACATCATGCAGCAGGCAGCACACCCGTACACCCGAAGCTTGCTCTCCTCGGTACCCGTGCAAGACCCCCGCTTCAGGAGAAAAGACAGAGAAAAGGAGTACAGAGAATGA
- a CDS encoding nickel ABC transporter substrate-binding protein: MRTGSKSKNLLTTTLFFMFLVIIIGMSGCSSPDNSSTSSAGVSPNAGNGAAQASEAQDKTLTVAISADAGLYQLDAGAYNGSMNVHAMIYDGLVEYGEKGEILPSLAESWDISEDGKVYTFHLRQGVKFSDGTEFNAAAVKFSFERWIKDPANSLNVATAMESLDVVDEHTLTMTFNKAYYPFLTELSFARPVRIISPTAVEPAGDINGTFVRAVGTGPWMAESYKTDQEAVLVRNPNYWGDMPKLSRIIMKVIPDPQSRILALQSGAVDIAGGQMGKIPVESVPVIEADASLSLQKSPGTSSHFMIFNYNTSALQDLNVRKAINLAVNKKSIVDDLMNGIGQETKGLFPLTVPYVTESNNTWYGFDPGEAKQLLEAAGYKDTDGDGIAEKDGKPLEFNFVLQQAEYPEWKAISELIQSELQEIGIAVRLQVLEPNAYYDALWTTKAYDLILYRTYDDAYNPHSFLLSLFHRTAEAPAVVWSDAELEAQIDTAVGAMDLQKRQSAYDAIFMRMYQEAMFAAVYFPDDILAVNHRVTGFKPGYTTFTPILWNQLDAGTK; the protein is encoded by the coding sequence ATGAGAACCGGCTCAAAGTCAAAAAATCTATTAACAACAACGCTATTCTTCATGTTTCTTGTAATCATTATAGGAATGTCAGGCTGCAGCAGCCCGGATAACAGCAGCACTTCCTCAGCCGGCGTAAGTCCTAATGCAGGGAATGGAGCTGCGCAGGCCTCTGAAGCCCAGGATAAGACGCTCACTGTGGCCATATCGGCTGATGCCGGTCTCTACCAGCTGGATGCCGGGGCCTATAACGGCTCGATGAATGTGCATGCGATGATATATGACGGATTAGTGGAGTATGGCGAGAAGGGGGAAATTCTGCCTTCGCTTGCCGAGTCATGGGACATCTCAGAGGATGGGAAGGTATACACCTTCCATCTGCGCCAGGGGGTTAAATTCTCAGACGGTACGGAATTTAACGCGGCTGCGGTCAAGTTCTCCTTCGAACGCTGGATTAAGGACCCGGCCAATTCGCTGAATGTAGCTACCGCCATGGAATCTCTTGATGTTGTGGACGAGCATACCCTTACTATGACATTCAATAAAGCCTACTATCCGTTCCTGACCGAGCTGTCCTTTGCAAGACCTGTAAGGATAATCAGCCCTACCGCAGTGGAGCCTGCAGGCGATATTAACGGTACATTCGTCCGGGCGGTAGGAACCGGCCCTTGGATGGCAGAGAGCTATAAGACGGATCAGGAGGCTGTGCTCGTAAGAAATCCTAATTACTGGGGAGACATGCCGAAGCTGTCCAGAATCATTATGAAGGTTATCCCTGATCCGCAGTCCAGAATACTGGCGCTGCAGAGCGGGGCTGTAGATATTGCCGGGGGACAAATGGGGAAAATCCCGGTCGAAAGTGTACCTGTGATTGAAGCAGATGCCTCACTAAGCCTGCAAAAGTCACCGGGAACAAGCTCGCATTTCATGATTTTCAACTATAATACGTCTGCGCTGCAGGATCTGAACGTCCGCAAAGCGATTAATCTCGCGGTTAACAAAAAAAGCATTGTAGACGATCTTATGAACGGTATTGGACAGGAGACCAAGGGCTTGTTCCCGCTGACCGTTCCCTATGTCACAGAGTCAAACAATACCTGGTACGGCTTCGATCCCGGGGAAGCAAAGCAGCTGCTGGAAGCTGCCGGGTATAAGGATACGGATGGAGACGGAATTGCCGAGAAGGATGGAAAGCCGCTTGAATTCAATTTCGTGCTGCAGCAAGCGGAATATCCGGAATGGAAGGCCATCAGTGAGCTGATTCAATCCGAGCTTCAGGAGATTGGTATTGCTGTCCGTCTTCAGGTGCTAGAGCCGAATGCCTATTATGATGCCTTATGGACAACCAAAGCCTACGATCTTATCCTGTACCGGACCTATGATGATGCCTATAATCCGCATTCGTTCCTGTTGTCCCTGTTCCACCGGACCGCTGAAGCACCTGCTGTGGTATGGTCAGATGCGGAGCTGGAAGCACAGATTGACACCGCCGTCGGAGCCATGGATCTTCAGAAACGCCAGAGTGCCTATGATGCCATATTCATGAGAATGTATCAGGAAGCAATGTTCGCAGCTGTGTATTTCCCTGATGACATATTGGCTGTAAATCATAGGGTGACCGGATTCAAGCCCGGATACACCACGTTCACACCAATCTTGTGGAACCAGCTGGACGCGGGTACTAAATAA
- the nikC gene encoding nickel transporter permease has product MFRNSLFKNNGVKLGAGIILLFIGTGLFAPWLSPSDPLQIHMEHKLSMPSWQYPLGTDHLGRCVLSRLIYGTRTSLYYSFVILTVVFAISIPVGLLAGYAGGKIDHLIMRIIDILLAFPSLILSLAITAMLGPSMKNLLIAFAAVWWTGYARVIRSLVLQIKESGYITAAKASGTSHLQIMLRHILPVAARPILVLASMEAGTIMLSIAGLSFLGLGVQPPAPEWGVMLNDSRAYIQTEPRLMLFPGLAILLAVLGFNLLGEGLRRSAHDYNTVGR; this is encoded by the coding sequence ATGTTTCGGAATAGCTTGTTCAAGAATAACGGAGTGAAGCTGGGGGCGGGGATTATCCTATTGTTTATTGGTACCGGACTCTTTGCCCCCTGGCTCTCCCCCTCCGATCCGCTGCAGATTCATATGGAGCATAAGCTGAGCATGCCTTCCTGGCAATATCCGCTCGGTACAGATCATCTGGGGCGCTGTGTTCTATCCCGTCTAATCTATGGGACCAGAACCTCCCTGTATTATTCGTTTGTCATCCTGACGGTTGTTTTTGCCATCAGCATCCCTGTTGGTTTGCTGGCTGGTTACGCAGGCGGTAAGATTGATCATTTGATTATGCGGATCATCGACATCCTGCTGGCTTTTCCCAGCTTAATTCTATCGCTTGCGATCACAGCCATGTTAGGCCCGAGTATGAAGAATCTGCTGATCGCTTTTGCCGCCGTCTGGTGGACTGGCTATGCCAGAGTGATCCGCAGCCTGGTGCTTCAAATCAAGGAGAGCGGATATATTACAGCGGCCAAAGCGTCGGGCACTTCTCATCTGCAAATTATGCTCAGGCATATCCTGCCGGTTGCCGCCCGTCCCATTCTCGTTCTGGCTTCTATGGAGGCGGGGACGATTATGCTTTCGATTGCGGGGTTGTCCTTTCTTGGTCTGGGTGTCCAGCCGCCTGCGCCGGAATGGGGAGTGATGCTGAACGACAGCCGTGCCTATATTCAGACAGAGCCGCGGCTCATGCTTTTTCCTGGATTGGCGATTTTGCTTGCGGTTCTGGGCTTTAATCTCTTGGGGGAAGGCTTGCGCCGGTCAGCGCATGATTATAATACGGTCGGGAGGTGA
- the asnB gene encoding asparagine synthase (glutamine-hydrolyzing), protein MCGITGFVQWRGDLTGHSQLLVRMTETLANRGPDAAGTWISGPIAFGHRRLSVIDPENGAQPMIARHDDKVYAIVYNGELYNAPELKKELKQRGHHFLTECDTEVLLHAYIEWGPDCTEKLNGIFAFAVWDSLRDQVFLARDRLGVKPLFYSQVDDVFVFGSEPKALLQHPLVQPKVGPEGLAEIFIIGPARTPGQGVYQDIFELRPGHAMIYSRSGIRSYAYWELESVQHTDNVEETAARVRELLQDTLERQLVSDVPVCSLLSGGLDSSALTALAVDYYNRTGQGRVDTFSVDYVDNDKHFKSHAFQPGADGPWIQRMVDELKTNHHFIAFDTPELVAALDNALYSRDLPGMTDVDSSLYLFCQEIKKKATVAISGEAADEIFGGYPWFHREDMLSSGTFPWSVAPKMRAGLLSPEIQEWIRPLEYLGDRYSDAVAEVPKLDGETGKQAQMRVMSYLNITRFMPTLLDRKDRMSMGVGLEVRVPYCDHRLVQYVFNIPWEIKTVGNREKGILRKALEGVLPDDVLYRKKSPYPKTHNPAYLNRVRSQMLNILDDPSSPILPLINPAKIREIAASPESSTNLPWFGQLMSGPQLFAYLAQVNLWLKTYNVSIG, encoded by the coding sequence ATGTGCGGAATAACCGGATTTGTCCAGTGGCGCGGTGATCTTACCGGGCACTCGCAACTGCTTGTCAGAATGACTGAAACGTTGGCGAACCGCGGACCGGACGCTGCCGGAACCTGGATCTCAGGCCCGATCGCCTTCGGACACCGCCGGCTCAGCGTAATCGACCCGGAGAACGGTGCACAGCCGATGATTGCCCGCCATGACGATAAGGTGTACGCAATAGTCTACAACGGCGAGTTATATAATGCCCCTGAGCTGAAAAAGGAGCTGAAGCAGCGCGGACACCATTTTCTCACCGAATGCGATACCGAGGTGCTGCTCCATGCCTATATCGAATGGGGGCCGGATTGCACGGAGAAGCTCAATGGCATCTTCGCATTTGCCGTCTGGGACAGTCTGCGCGACCAGGTGTTCCTGGCCCGTGACCGTCTGGGCGTGAAGCCGCTGTTCTACAGCCAGGTGGACGATGTCTTCGTGTTCGGCTCAGAGCCCAAGGCGCTGCTGCAGCATCCCCTGGTCCAGCCGAAGGTCGGCCCGGAAGGACTGGCGGAGATCTTCATCATCGGTCCGGCCCGCACCCCGGGACAGGGGGTATACCAAGATATATTCGAGCTTCGTCCCGGTCATGCCATGATTTATAGCCGCAGCGGCATCCGTTCTTATGCCTATTGGGAGCTGGAGAGCGTTCAGCATACGGATAATGTGGAGGAGACGGCGGCGCGGGTGCGCGAATTGCTACAGGATACATTAGAGCGGCAGCTGGTCTCGGATGTTCCGGTCTGCTCCCTGTTATCCGGCGGGCTGGACTCCAGCGCCTTGACCGCCCTTGCCGTAGATTACTACAACCGGACCGGCCAGGGCCGGGTCGATACCTTCTCTGTAGATTATGTAGACAACGATAAGCATTTCAAAAGCCATGCCTTCCAGCCCGGCGCAGACGGCCCCTGGATTCAGCGGATGGTCGACGAACTCAAGACGAACCATCATTTTATTGCTTTTGACACACCGGAGCTGGTAGCCGCACTCGACAATGCCCTCTACTCCCGCGATCTGCCGGGGATGACCGATGTGGATTCATCGCTGTATCTGTTCTGCCAGGAGATCAAGAAGAAGGCCACAGTCGCCATCTCCGGCGAAGCTGCGGATGAAATCTTCGGCGGCTACCCCTGGTTCCACCGCGAGGATATGCTCTCGTCAGGCACCTTCCCCTGGTCGGTAGCTCCCAAGATGCGCGCCGGACTGTTATCGCCTGAGATTCAGGAGTGGATTCGTCCGCTGGAATATCTGGGTGACCGCTACAGTGACGCCGTGGCTGAGGTGCCGAAGCTGGATGGCGAGACCGGCAAACAGGCACAGATGCGCGTGATGTCTTATCTCAATATTACCCGCTTCATGCCGACGCTGCTGGACCGCAAGGACCGGATGAGCATGGGGGTTGGGCTGGAGGTGCGCGTGCCTTATTGCGACCACCGGCTGGTGCAGTATGTATTCAACATTCCCTGGGAAATTAAGACGGTCGGCAACCGGGAGAAGGGCATTCTGCGCAAAGCGCTGGAGGGTGTACTGCCTGACGATGTGCTCTACCGCAAAAAGAGCCCGTACCCCAAAACGCACAACCCCGCTTATCTGAACAGGGTGCGTTCGCAGATGCTGAACATTCTGGATGATCCGTCCTCACCTATTTTACCGCTGATTAATCCGGCCAAAATCCGCGAGATCGCCGCATCACCGGAGTCCTCCACCAACCTGCCGTGGTTCGGCCAGCTGATGTCCGGCCCGCAATTATTTGCTTATCTGGCCCAGGTCAACCTGTGGCTGAAGACATACAATGTGTCCATCGGCTGA
- a CDS encoding aldo/keto reductase → MTEWNAPFTGGPTLNDGETMPWLGLGVWQAKDGDEVISAVKSAVETGYRSIDTAAGYNNEEGVGQAIRECGVPREELFITTKVRNPDQGYESTLKAFETSRKKLGLEQVDLYLIHWPVAGKYKDTWKALIHLQKEGLVKSIGVSNFQIHHLQDIIEDSGVVPVVDQVEFHPLLTQRELLKYTQEHDIQLEAWSPLMQGNLELPLLKELAERYGKTPAQIVLRWDLQQGVITIPKSVHKERIIENAGFFDFTLSDDDVKAIENLNQNRRFGPDPDNFNF, encoded by the coding sequence ATGACTGAGTGGAACGCACCGTTTACAGGCGGCCCTACGTTGAATGACGGCGAGACGATGCCATGGCTGGGGCTGGGGGTCTGGCAGGCCAAGGACGGCGATGAGGTCATCTCTGCCGTGAAGTCCGCAGTGGAGACCGGATACCGCAGTATTGATACGGCTGCCGGCTACAACAATGAAGAGGGCGTTGGACAAGCGATCCGTGAATGCGGAGTCCCCCGGGAAGAGCTGTTCATTACCACGAAGGTCCGCAATCCGGATCAGGGCTACGAATCAACCTTGAAGGCGTTTGAGACGAGCCGGAAGAAGCTGGGCCTGGAGCAGGTCGATCTGTATCTGATTCACTGGCCGGTGGCCGGCAAATATAAAGATACCTGGAAAGCGCTGATCCATCTGCAAAAGGAAGGCCTGGTCAAATCGATCGGCGTCAGCAATTTCCAGATTCATCATCTGCAGGATATCATCGAGGACAGCGGTGTGGTGCCGGTGGTGGATCAGGTGGAATTCCATCCGCTGCTGACCCAGCGCGAGCTGCTGAAATACACGCAGGAGCATGACATCCAGCTCGAAGCCTGGAGCCCGCTGATGCAGGGCAATCTGGAGCTTCCGCTGCTGAAGGAGCTGGCGGAGCGGTACGGCAAGACGCCGGCGCAGATTGTCCTGCGCTGGGATCTGCAGCAGGGCGTCATTACGATTCCTAAGTCTGTCCATAAGGAGCGGATCATCGAGAATGCCGGATTCTTCGACTTCACGTTAAGTGATGACGACGTTAAGGCGATCGAGAATCTGAACCAGAACCGCCGCTTCGGCCCGGACCCGGATAATTTCAACTTCTGA